From a region of the Cucumis sativus cultivar 9930 chromosome 6, Cucumber_9930_V3, whole genome shotgun sequence genome:
- the LOC101218591 gene encoding rac-like GTP-binding protein RAC13 produces the protein MSTARFIKCVTVGDGAVGKTCMLISYTSNTFPTDYVPTVFDNFSANVVVDGSTVNLGLWDTAGQEDYNRLRPLSYRGADVFLLAFSLISKASYENIFKKWLPELKHYAPNVPIVLVGTKLDLREDREYLIDHPGATPITAAQGEELRKMIGAITYIECSSKTQKNVKNVFDAAIKVALRPPRPKKKARKQRTACALL, from the exons ATGAGCACAGCCAGGTTTATCAAATGTGTCACGGTTGGCGACGGCGCCGTCGGGAAGACTTGTATGCTCATTTCTTACACTAGCAACACTTTTCCCACG GATTATGTTCCGACTGTGTTTGATAACTTCAGTGCCAATGTAGTAGTCGATGGCAGCACTGTCAATCTTGGCTTATGGGACACTGCTG GACAGGAAGATTACAACAGATTGAGGCCTCTGAGTTACAGAGGAGCTGATGTTTTTTTATTGGCATTTTCTCTTATAAGCAAAGCTAGTTATGAGAACATCTTCAAGAAG TGGCTTCCTGAACTTAAACATTATGCTCCAAATGTACCAATTGTTCTGGTTGGAACTAAGCTCG ATCTACGAGAGGACAGAGAGTATTTGATTGATCATCCAGGAGCAACACCCATAACAGCAGCTCAG GGGGAGGAACTGAGGAAGATGATTGGGGCAATTACATACATAGAATGCAgctccaaaacccaaaag aatgttaaaaatgtgtttgatgcGGCAATAAAGGTAGCGTTGAGGCCTCCGAGACCAAAGAAAAAGGCTCGCAAGCAAAGGACAGCTTGCGCTCTACTTTGA